In Helianthus annuus cultivar XRQ/B chromosome 8, HanXRQr2.0-SUNRISE, whole genome shotgun sequence, a single genomic region encodes these proteins:
- the LOC110870442 gene encoding kaempferol 3-O-beta-D-galactosyltransferase: protein MSGEYQAQKMYCFWVKLSIREKHVAVFAFPFASHPSSQLKLTRHLASAAPTVVFSFFNTAKSNRALFAELSCDNILPYDVSDGLPNNDVFVGSPLDAINLYLPGAEEELRRAVRVAEKDTGRNITCLVVHAFIWFAADMAEEMNIPWVAYWSAGTCFLAAHFYTDLIRQKTGPDDEITDLIPGLKVVLLGDLPSEVVFGDLQSPCAIMLHKMGRNLSRASAVPVNSFQELDPDLAKNLSSKLNNFVHIGPSNLKFFTLI, encoded by the exons ATGAGTGGAGAATATCAAGCTCAAAAGATGTATTGCTTTTGG GTTAAG TTGAG CATAAGGGAGAAACATGTTGCAGTTTTTGCATTCCCTTTTGCCTCACACCCTTCTAGCCAACTAAAACTCACTCGTCACCTGGCTTCCGCAGCCCCAACAGTGGTTTTCTCATTCTTCAACACTGCAAAGTCTAACCGCGCTTTGTTCGCTGAACTCAGTTGCGACAACATATTACCGTATGATGTATCTGATGGCTTACCCAACAATGATGTTTTTGTTGGAAGTCCTCTAGATGCTATTAACTTGTATCTCCCTGGGGCGGAGGAAGAGTTGAGGAGGGCTGTTCGAGTGGCGGAGAAGGATACCGG AAGAAATATTACTTGTCTGGTTGTGCATGCTTTCATCTGGTTTGCTGCTGACATGGCTGAGGAAATGAACATTCCATGGGTCGCCTATTGGAGTGCCGGAACTTGTTTTTTGGCTGCACATTTTTACACTGATCTCATTAGGCAAAAAACTG GACCAGATGATGAAATAACCGACTTGATCCCGGGGCTCAAAGTGGTCCTACTAGGCGACTTACCAAGCGAAGTCGTCTTTGGAGACCTGCAATCACCGTGCGCAATCATGTTACATAAGATGGGGAGAAACCTAAGTAGGGCGAGTGCTGTTCCCGTAAACTCTTTCCAAGAACTAGACCCGGATCTAGCCAAAAACCTCTCTTCAAAGTTGAACAATTTCGTCCACATTGGTCCCTCAAATCTCAAGTTTTTCACGCTGATCTAA